The following proteins are co-located in the Dyadobacter chenwenxiniae genome:
- a CDS encoding FG-GAP-like repeat-containing protein, with the protein MRQCYKSALSILLVVAVCFTIYYIQKAKPETITASAAKLPLIKPVFSKKLGEPMPQSVVTGIQQRLAQMEYKISFDDKKQSLQSPNRQQNLRAYYKPGHFTIQNRVDSAGLDFELELVNEGIYADGQKFSEVQANAISEHIDNKLQIKHRDFTEEYINDEQGIRQNFIIHKAPVDTKVIDIHLSAKGLNVKDMGENELLFYGKNSGGFSNRLIYKDLKCWDANGQNLLASLSSEDDRILLSVNVKGAAYPVTIDPIVVNGNPGNANATIQNNQSYANLGWSVASAGDVNGDGFSDVIVSAVQQDSDDSSPPVNDGAVFIHYGAGLGINPVVNQPASLLMESEDQEIGYGWSIASAGDVNGDGFSDVIVGDPNSNHNGSGNGAAFIYYGRTSSINPVAATVLTCNAVSANFGFTVASAGDVNNDGYSDVIVGSPDSGQAYVYHGSATGVDNVPEIVLEEMQPDQSFGWSVASAGDVNADGFSDVIIGAQEYDHGQANEGVAFIYHGSAGGLPAQYAALLEINESSAYFGRCVASAGDVNGDGFSDVIVGAPYCDKGAQNSDDGAAFIYHGSSSGINNAVSVKITGEKPGSWMGHSVASAGDVNGDGYSDIIIGEPGYAGEINEGAALVFPGSASGISSVSISNIRSGQSDSFLGWSVSSAGDVNGDGFSDIMAGAPSFDSPQINEGAAFIYNGSAAELNYLSSATLQSNQNGSQSGYSVSSAGDVNGDGFTDVIVGAPYFDNGESNEGAAFLYYGSASGISLNGFETLEGNQADANMGFSVSGAGDVNGDGFSDVIVGAPMFDDAQANTGRIFIFHGSSSGLNTQAALTLSYNQLGGRFGHAVASAGDINADGYSDVLVGAPGYDNVQSEEGAAFVYYGSASGVLNNETILESNKAGSFMGGSVSGAGDLNGDGYSDVIAGAHFYNDGQVLEGAAFIYYGSQSGVDPQTSDILQVNESQAALGVSVSCAGDVNGDGFSDVIVGADHYISNNLMQGAAFVFHGALAGVDPDYKTKLLSNQAAAHMGFSVSGAGDVNGDGYADVAVGAPEYDGGQTDEGALFIYQGSPAGINPVIAIEIEKNQGKAKLGYAVAGAGDVNGDGYSDVVAGAPFDAANVNAGEAYTYHGNRGTGTKNNIRLYNADLNTILDHNNVTENTFGVGLYEKSFLGRNRGKLVWETAKEGEAFSKPVLYTSITGSTEFTEQQSSYISTGQAPIEYKNVVAKTGKATKVRVRIKYDPVLAITGQVYGPWHYSSTSMLNGGGVLPVELVSFEAVKSENAVELMWRTTWERNSKHFEIQRSSDAKNWQTIGLVNASTSSNAEIRYHFTDAKPQDGENHYRLRMVDQDGTFANSRIQVVKFDVGIDPFQVKVFPNPASEKLFINTANPESIASIELLTLNGKMIYKYQKLPKEIDVRGMAPGVYLLKVRHLNSSVTSQKLAIGR; encoded by the coding sequence ATGAGACAATGTTACAAGTCAGCACTATCCATTCTGCTTGTCGTCGCGGTTTGTTTTACTATTTATTACATTCAAAAAGCTAAACCAGAGACTATTACAGCATCAGCAGCGAAATTGCCGTTGATTAAGCCGGTATTTAGCAAAAAGCTTGGCGAACCTATGCCGCAAAGTGTAGTTACTGGCATTCAACAACGTCTGGCTCAAATGGAATATAAAATTTCTTTTGACGATAAAAAGCAATCTCTTCAAAGTCCAAACAGGCAGCAAAATCTCAGGGCTTATTATAAACCCGGGCATTTTACTATCCAAAATCGTGTAGACTCGGCGGGTCTTGACTTTGAACTGGAACTCGTGAATGAGGGAATTTATGCGGATGGGCAGAAATTCTCCGAAGTGCAAGCCAACGCAATTTCTGAACATATTGATAACAAACTTCAAATTAAACACCGGGATTTTACTGAGGAATACATTAATGACGAACAAGGCATTCGTCAGAATTTTATTATTCACAAGGCACCGGTCGATACGAAGGTTATAGATATCCATCTGTCCGCTAAGGGATTGAATGTTAAAGATATGGGTGAAAATGAGTTGCTATTTTATGGGAAAAATTCCGGTGGTTTTTCAAATCGGCTTATATACAAGGACTTGAAATGCTGGGATGCAAATGGGCAAAATCTGTTGGCATCGTTATCCAGCGAGGATGATCGTATATTATTGTCAGTTAATGTCAAGGGAGCAGCTTATCCAGTTACAATTGATCCGATAGTAGTGAATGGCAATCCCGGTAATGCGAATGCAACGATTCAAAATAATCAAAGCTATGCCAACTTAGGCTGGTCCGTGGCAAGTGCCGGAGATGTGAATGGAGACGGATTCAGCGATGTGATAGTAAGCGCTGTTCAGCAGGACAGTGATGATTCTTCTCCACCAGTCAATGACGGTGCGGTTTTTATTCATTACGGGGCAGGGCTTGGTATAAATCCCGTTGTAAATCAACCTGCTTCCTTACTTATGGAAAGTGAGGATCAGGAAATCGGATATGGCTGGTCCATTGCAAGTGCCGGTGATGTGAATGGCGATGGATTCAGCGATGTGATTGTAGGAGATCCAAATTCTAACCATAATGGATCTGGGAATGGTGCTGCATTTATTTATTATGGCAGGACATCATCGATTAACCCAGTCGCTGCTACGGTACTTACTTGTAATGCTGTTAGCGCTAATTTTGGTTTTACTGTGGCATCTGCGGGAGATGTCAATAATGATGGTTATAGTGATGTGATTGTTGGTTCTCCTGATAGTGGGCAGGCATATGTTTATCATGGTTCGGCGACTGGGGTCGACAATGTACCTGAGATCGTGCTGGAAGAGATGCAGCCTGATCAATCATTTGGGTGGTCTGTGGCCAGTGCCGGCGATGTGAATGCGGATGGATTCAGTGATGTGATCATTGGTGCCCAAGAATATGATCATGGGCAGGCAAACGAAGGCGTTGCATTCATCTATCATGGTTCGGCTGGTGGTTTGCCAGCACAGTATGCGGCTCTTTTGGAAATTAATGAGTCTTCTGCATATTTTGGCCGATGCGTCGCAAGTGCAGGTGATGTGAATGGCGATGGTTTCAGCGATGTTATCGTTGGTGCGCCATATTGTGATAAAGGAGCTCAGAACTCAGATGATGGTGCAGCATTCATTTATCATGGCTCCTCGTCTGGAATCAATAATGCTGTTTCTGTTAAAATCACCGGGGAAAAACCAGGCTCATGGATGGGACACTCGGTCGCAAGTGCGGGTGATGTAAACGGCGACGGGTATAGCGATATAATAATTGGCGAACCCGGATATGCCGGAGAAATTAACGAGGGCGCTGCATTAGTCTTTCCGGGATCAGCTTCTGGCATCAGCTCAGTGTCCATTTCAAACATCAGAAGCGGACAAAGCGATTCCTTTTTAGGCTGGTCCGTAAGCAGCGCAGGTGATGTTAACGGGGACGGGTTTAGTGACATTATGGCCGGTGCGCCTTCTTTCGATAGTCCGCAGATAAACGAAGGCGCAGCATTCATCTACAACGGTTCCGCAGCGGAGCTAAATTACCTTTCCAGCGCTACGTTACAGTCCAATCAAAACGGAAGCCAATCAGGCTACTCCGTTTCAAGCGCGGGAGATGTGAATGGCGATGGATTTACTGATGTGATTGTGGGTGCGCCTTATTTTGATAACGGTGAAAGTAACGAAGGAGCCGCATTTCTTTATTACGGTTCGGCATCGGGAATATCATTAAACGGTTTCGAAACATTGGAAGGCAATCAGGCCGATGCGAATATGGGGTTTTCTGTATCCGGTGCGGGTGATGTGAACGGGGATGGTTTTAGCGATGTAATAGTCGGTGCACCCATGTTCGATGATGCACAGGCGAACACCGGTAGGATCTTTATTTTTCACGGATCGTCGTCCGGGCTTAATACGCAGGCCGCTTTAACATTGTCTTACAATCAGCTGGGAGGGAGATTTGGACATGCTGTTGCCAGTGCCGGCGACATTAATGCGGATGGATATAGCGATGTCCTTGTTGGCGCGCCGGGATATGATAATGTCCAGAGTGAGGAAGGCGCAGCATTTGTTTATTATGGCTCTGCATCGGGAGTTTTGAACAATGAAACGATTCTGGAAAGCAATAAGGCAGGCTCGTTTATGGGTGGATCAGTGTCTGGCGCGGGGGATCTTAACGGTGACGGATATAGCGATGTTATCGCGGGGGCTCACTTTTACAATGACGGACAAGTCTTGGAAGGCGCGGCTTTTATTTACTATGGCTCGCAATCTGGTGTTGATCCGCAGACCTCTGATATCTTGCAAGTAAATGAGTCCCAAGCGGCATTAGGCGTTTCAGTTTCTTGTGCCGGTGACGTTAATGGGGATGGATTTAGTGATGTCATAGTTGGTGCCGATCACTATATTTCCAATAACCTAATGCAAGGTGCGGCATTTGTTTTTCACGGCGCTCTTGCCGGTGTTGATCCAGATTATAAAACGAAACTGTTAAGTAATCAGGCTGCCGCACATATGGGTTTTTCTGTATCTGGTGCAGGCGATGTGAATGGAGATGGATATGCTGATGTGGCTGTGGGTGCACCTGAATACGACGGAGGCCAGACTGACGAGGGAGCTTTATTCATTTATCAAGGATCTCCCGCCGGCATTAACCCTGTCATAGCGATTGAGATCGAGAAGAACCAAGGGAAGGCGAAACTAGGTTACGCCGTTGCAGGCGCGGGTGATGTAAATGGCGACGGTTATAGCGATGTGGTCGCCGGAGCTCCTTTCGATGCGGCCAATGTGAATGCGGGAGAAGCCTACACCTATCATGGAAACCGTGGAACCGGTACGAAAAATAATATCAGATTGTATAATGCCGATTTAAACACAATCCTGGACCATAACAATGTAACAGAAAACACTTTTGGCGTAGGCTTATACGAAAAATCCTTTTTAGGTAGAAACAGAGGTAAACTCGTCTGGGAAACTGCGAAAGAAGGGGAGGCATTTTCAAAACCAGTGCTATACACTTCAATAACGGGCAGCACCGAATTTACCGAACAGCAATCCAGCTATATCAGCACGGGACAAGCACCAATTGAATACAAAAATGTGGTTGCGAAAACTGGAAAAGCTACAAAAGTCCGGGTGCGGATCAAATATGACCCGGTCCTTGCCATTACGGGCCAGGTCTATGGCCCATGGCATTATTCTTCCACTTCGATGCTGAACGGTGGTGGTGTCTTACCGGTTGAACTGGTCAGTTTTGAGGCTGTAAAATCAGAGAATGCTGTCGAGCTCATGTGGAGGACAACTTGGGAAAGAAATAGTAAGCATTTCGAAATCCAGCGAAGTTCAGATGCGAAAAATTGGCAGACTATTGGCCTTGTAAATGCTTCAACGTCTTCGAACGCTGAGATTCGCTACCATTTTACAGATGCCAAACCGCAAGATGGTGAGAATCATTACCGACTCAGAATGGTGGATCAGGACGGAACATTTGCTAATAGCCGAATTCAGGTGGTCAAATTTGATGTTGGCATTGATCCCTTTCAAGTCAAGGTTTTTCCAAATCCAGCTTCCGAGAAACTGTTTATTAATACTGCGAATCCCGAAAGTATAGCCAGCATCGAGTTGCTGACTTTAAACGGAAAGATGATTTATAAATATCAAAAATTGCCAAAAGAAATTGACGTCAGAGGAATGGCTCCGGGCGTGTATCTTTTGAAGGTTAGGCACCTCAACAGCTCGGTAACATCCCAAAAGCTTGCCATTGGAAGGTAG
- a CDS encoding response regulator transcription factor, with translation MKHILIAEDHAVVRIGTKHLLKSLIPDSTISDVDDFDKILQELEVKSYDLLILDINIPGGNTTKMVETIRQKSPGIRILMFSSYDEQQYGLMYLQAGADGYLSKDAPEEEFKTAVMSVLNNKKYMSEDMQQMNINRLINPREFQPDPVVSLSPRETDVMNLLKEGLGTAKIAEKLNLQLSTVSTYKARIFEKLGVKNIVELITKIK, from the coding sequence ATGAAACACATACTTATTGCCGAAGATCATGCTGTAGTGAGAATAGGCACCAAACACCTCCTCAAATCACTGATTCCCGACTCAACTATTTCGGACGTAGACGACTTTGATAAAATACTTCAGGAACTTGAAGTGAAATCATATGATCTTTTAATTCTGGACATCAACATTCCTGGGGGAAACACAACGAAGATGGTCGAGACCATTCGTCAAAAATCGCCCGGGATCAGGATATTGATGTTCTCTAGCTATGATGAGCAGCAGTACGGTTTGATGTATCTGCAAGCCGGAGCGGATGGATATTTATCCAAAGACGCGCCTGAGGAAGAGTTCAAAACAGCCGTAATGAGCGTGTTGAACAATAAAAAATATATGAGCGAAGATATGCAGCAAATGAATATCAACAGGCTCATCAATCCACGGGAATTCCAGCCTGATCCGGTCGTTAGTTTATCTCCAAGAGAAACGGACGTAATGAACCTTTTAAAGGAAGGTTTAGGGACCGCCAAAATTGCTGAAAAACTTAACCTGCAACTCTCAACCGTTAGTACTTACAAAGCACGTATTTTCGAAAAATTAGGGGTGAAAAATATAGTAGAACTGATCACAAAGATCAAATAA
- a CDS encoding FkbM family methyltransferase gives MIKKIKNNAWDFLNGVGLGGSVQLFLDGALKQYGWFRSFHTKQSVDANGDPLPWYTYPFILFLKPRLKSSFTVFEYGSGNSTRWYAARIKEITAVEHDADWIKQIKPKLPSNAKVVEKPLGESYIQAVKDAGKLYNMIIVDGRNRVKCANFAVDYLTPDGVLILDNSEREWYQKAKEYLKDKGFRRLDFIGMAPIVGIETCTSVFYRDGNCLEI, from the coding sequence ATGATTAAAAAAATAAAAAATAACGCCTGGGATTTTCTTAACGGAGTTGGTTTGGGTGGCAGCGTCCAACTTTTTCTGGATGGCGCGTTGAAGCAATATGGCTGGTTCAGGAGTTTTCATACCAAGCAATCCGTTGATGCAAACGGCGATCCGCTTCCCTGGTACACTTATCCTTTTATTTTATTCCTGAAACCGCGACTGAAGTCCTCATTTACCGTTTTTGAATATGGTTCGGGCAATTCCACGCGTTGGTATGCCGCCCGCATAAAGGAAATCACTGCCGTAGAACACGATGCAGACTGGATCAAGCAAATTAAACCCAAACTTCCCTCAAATGCGAAAGTGGTTGAAAAACCGCTGGGCGAGTCTTATATTCAGGCAGTTAAGGATGCGGGTAAACTTTACAATATGATCATTGTCGACGGGCGGAACAGGGTTAAATGCGCCAACTTTGCCGTAGACTACCTTACGCCCGACGGTGTGCTGATCCTGGATAATTCCGAAAGGGAATGGTATCAAAAGGCCAAAGAATATTTGAAAGATAAAGGTTTCAGACGGCTGGATTTCATTGGCATGGCGCCCATTGTGGGCATTGAAACCTGTACAAGCGTATTTTACAGGGATGGAAACTGCCTGGAAATCTAA
- the wecB gene encoding non-hydrolyzing UDP-N-acetylglucosamine 2-epimerase encodes MNIVGARPNFMKVAPLHRAFSCYGDIESLIVHTGQHYDFQMSGIFFQQLYLPEPAYFLGINSGSHAQQTAGIMLEFEKILLMEKPDLVLVVGDVNSTLACALVAVKEHIPVVHVEAGLRSGDRKMPEEINRIMTDAIADHLFVTEQSAVDNLLKENIPASKIHFVGNVMIDSLLHCLKGLSVDQESAHLLSSGPGHILLTLHRPANVDELDGLVEIMAMIRKLTGLQKVIFPVHPRTLRSFELNGLLSHLRRIKNLEILAPQGYIEFLTLVKRASLVVTDSGGIQEETSFLQIPCITLRESTERPVTVEVGTNHLLPAWNAESVFELAKQILRGNCKKGRIPNLWDGSTAGRIVTILREKYINSYVCADKRQSSD; translated from the coding sequence ATGAATATCGTTGGGGCACGCCCCAATTTTATGAAGGTTGCGCCGCTACACCGCGCTTTTTCTTGTTACGGGGACATTGAATCCTTAATAGTCCACACGGGCCAGCATTATGACTTTCAAATGTCGGGCATCTTTTTTCAGCAACTTTATCTTCCCGAACCAGCTTATTTCCTGGGCATTAACAGCGGTTCACACGCGCAGCAAACGGCCGGGATAATGCTGGAATTTGAAAAAATCTTGTTGATGGAAAAGCCGGACCTGGTGCTTGTAGTTGGCGACGTCAATTCCACGCTGGCTTGCGCCTTGGTTGCTGTGAAAGAACATATTCCGGTTGTTCACGTGGAAGCGGGGCTGCGAAGTGGCGACCGGAAAATGCCCGAAGAAATCAACCGGATCATGACGGATGCCATTGCGGATCACCTGTTCGTGACAGAACAGTCGGCGGTCGATAATCTATTGAAAGAAAATATTCCTGCGTCCAAAATTCATTTTGTAGGGAACGTCATGATTGATTCGCTGCTGCATTGTTTGAAGGGTCTGTCAGTTGATCAAGAATCAGCGCATTTGCTCTCAAGTGGGCCGGGTCACATTCTATTAACACTTCATAGGCCTGCTAATGTGGATGAGCTTGACGGTTTAGTTGAGATTATGGCTATGATCAGGAAATTGACAGGATTGCAAAAAGTGATTTTTCCGGTTCACCCGAGAACATTAAGAAGTTTTGAATTGAATGGTTTGTTATCCCATTTGAGAAGAATCAAAAACCTCGAAATCTTAGCGCCGCAGGGTTACATTGAATTTTTAACACTTGTCAAACGTGCAAGCTTGGTCGTTACCGATTCCGGAGGCATTCAGGAAGAAACTTCATTTTTACAAATCCCCTGCATTACATTAAGAGAAAGCACGGAACGGCCTGTGACGGTTGAAGTTGGGACAAACCATTTGTTGCCGGCCTGGAACGCAGAATCAGTTTTTGAGCTGGCGAAACAAATCTTACGAGGAAATTGCAAAAAAGGCCGGATTCCAAATCTTTGGGACGGCAGCACAGCCGGGCGCATCGTGACAATTTTAAGAGAAAAGTACATTAATTCGTACGTTTGTGCCGATAAGCGTCAATCGTCGGATTAG
- a CDS encoding lipopolysaccharide biosynthesis protein, translated as MGIIVRQGFKSSIVSYVGVVIGIFNILILYNQFLTQEQLGLYASTLLTFPVIYMSFALLGVPSVAVRFHSRFQDHDSRRQLFTFIIITPVVGLAAFVALYLLFKPLYLKFYLDHSPMLVKYYYVFIPLTIGMVYLLALESYSRINLRIAVPSLIREVGLRLFNSAVVILFGYKLITFDTMVNLTVLSYGLAIAAMLIYLHFQKRLYTSLDFGFIKHPAFKEMYRYGLWVLLGGASAALLPHIEKVLLPAFKGGLGSTAIFDIASRIALVISIPRNSIVMISAPIISQAYARNDIAHIDTIYKKSSLNLFIIGSFLFLGIWTNIDAIFGIIPKSEIYSQGKWVVLMVGISRIADMMTGLNSEILTNSKYYRYDIVFMLFFTILILFSSQFLIPLYGFNGAAAAALFSTVVYNFVKLFFIRQKLGIQPFTPGTFKVIILGTAAYLLARYMPFPEPENLITTLLIILARSVMITVIFGGGILLWKVSEDISAGFSSGWKLIKTSILRIK; from the coding sequence ATGGGGATTATTGTACGTCAGGGTTTTAAAAGTTCAATCGTTTCTTACGTTGGAGTTGTTATCGGAATTTTCAACATCCTGATACTCTACAACCAGTTTTTGACACAGGAACAATTGGGTTTATACGCTTCCACGCTGCTGACTTTCCCTGTCATTTACATGTCATTTGCCCTTTTGGGTGTTCCGTCCGTGGCCGTGCGCTTTCATAGCCGGTTCCAGGACCATGATTCGCGCAGGCAACTTTTTACATTCATTATTATCACGCCTGTCGTCGGTTTGGCGGCCTTTGTGGCGCTTTATCTGCTTTTCAAACCGCTTTACCTCAAATTTTATCTTGACCATTCTCCCATGCTGGTCAAGTATTACTATGTTTTTATTCCGCTGACAATCGGGATGGTGTATTTGCTGGCGCTTGAATCCTATTCCAGGATAAATCTGCGGATCGCAGTTCCATCCCTCATCCGTGAAGTTGGATTACGGCTTTTTAATAGTGCGGTGGTGATCCTGTTTGGCTACAAACTCATTACATTTGACACGATGGTGAATTTGACGGTGCTGAGTTACGGACTCGCCATTGCCGCCATGCTGATCTATCTTCATTTCCAGAAACGGCTTTACACTTCGCTGGATTTCGGCTTTATCAAACATCCCGCTTTCAAGGAAATGTATCGCTACGGACTTTGGGTTTTGCTGGGTGGCGCCAGCGCCGCGTTGCTTCCGCACATTGAAAAAGTGCTTCTACCGGCATTTAAAGGCGGCCTGGGCAGCACAGCGATTTTCGACATTGCTTCGCGCATCGCACTCGTGATTTCCATTCCCAGAAACAGCATTGTCATGATCAGCGCACCTATAATTTCCCAAGCTTATGCCCGCAATGACATCGCCCACATTGATACGATTTATAAAAAATCATCCCTTAACCTGTTCATCATCGGCTCTTTTCTGTTTCTCGGAATCTGGACCAACATTGATGCTATTTTTGGTATTATTCCCAAATCAGAAATCTACTCTCAAGGAAAATGGGTCGTGCTCATGGTCGGCATTTCCCGGATCGCGGATATGATGACAGGATTGAATTCTGAAATCCTGACCAACTCCAAATATTATCGTTACGACATTGTTTTCATGCTGTTTTTCACCATCCTGATCTTGTTCAGCAGCCAGTTCCTGATCCCGCTTTACGGTTTCAATGGTGCCGCCGCCGCCGCGCTTTTTTCAACCGTGGTTTACAATTTTGTAAAATTATTTTTTATAAGACAAAAACTTGGTATACAACCCTTTACACCCGGAACATTCAAAGTAATAATATTGGGAACGGCGGCCTATCTCTTAGCCCGTTACATGCCTTTCCCTGAACCCGAAAATTTGATAACCACTCTGCTGATCATCTTAGCGCGATCTGTCATGATTACGGTAATCTTTGGCGGTGGGATCTTGCTTTGGAAGGTTTCAGAGGACATTTCGGCTGGGTTTAGCAGCGGCTGGAAATTAATTAAGACAAGTATTCTGAGGATAAAATAA
- a CDS encoding class I SAM-dependent methyltransferase encodes MSLKEKIIAGVLKQPFSLYQLTTYDPSKPVNMVVGSMYSLYKGWIHSDIETLNLLKESDWQKYFNENSIDKILAEHVWEHLTLEEGQLAFKHCHTYLKPGGFLRVAVPDGFNPSEEYINYVKPGGTGNGADDHKLLYNYQIMSRSLESVGFTVKKLEYFDENGQFHKSPWNPEDGMIRRSADHDSRNAGGKLGYTSLIIDAYKS; translated from the coding sequence ATGTCGTTAAAAGAAAAAATAATTGCCGGTGTTCTCAAGCAGCCATTCAGTTTATATCAACTGACCACTTACGATCCGTCGAAGCCGGTTAATATGGTTGTGGGCTCCATGTATTCGCTTTACAAAGGCTGGATACATTCTGATATTGAGACACTTAACTTGTTAAAAGAGAGTGACTGGCAAAAATATTTTAACGAAAATTCTATTGACAAGATCCTTGCCGAGCACGTTTGGGAACATTTAACGCTGGAAGAAGGGCAGCTGGCTTTCAAACATTGCCATACTTACCTCAAACCCGGCGGTTTCCTTCGGGTGGCCGTTCCGGACGGCTTTAATCCGAGCGAAGAATACATTAATTACGTAAAACCGGGAGGCACAGGCAACGGCGCGGATGATCACAAGCTGCTTTATAATTATCAGATCATGTCGCGCTCGCTGGAATCGGTGGGTTTCACTGTGAAAAAGCTCGAATATTTTGACGAGAACGGGCAGTTCCACAAGTCGCCCTGGAATCCGGAAGATGGCATGATCAGGCGCTCTGCCGACCATGACAGCCGGAATGCAGGCGGAAAGCTCGGTTATACTTCGTTGATCATCGATGCTTATAAAAGCTAA
- a CDS encoding glycosyltransferase, with amino-acid sequence MSLPASLAPIVLFCFNRPAHLQQTIEALQQNMLAAESELIIYSDGPRNSSDEPLIAKVRAYLSSISGFQRIKIIKSEANNGLAASVIKGVTEVLNQFGKVIVLEDDMLSAPDFLVFMNEALSAYESRKDIFSVTAYGPPISFPAHYKEDLYLAPRASSWGWGTWLSKWDKADWNVTAFSGLQNDKNKRNQFKAGGEDLWPMLVKQQRNVIDSWAIRWTYSQFINNAYGVYPVHSKIRNIGTDGSGTNFTFKTGYYGSEMSDNKIRIDPQIKPDQQIIQAFADYYKLPLALKIKNRIKYGV; translated from the coding sequence ATGAGTTTGCCTGCCAGCCTTGCCCCTATCGTGTTGTTTTGTTTCAATCGGCCTGCGCATTTGCAGCAAACGATTGAGGCGCTGCAACAGAATATGCTGGCAGCGGAAAGCGAGCTGATCATTTATTCGGATGGGCCACGCAATAGCTCCGACGAACCATTAATTGCTAAGGTAAGGGCTTATTTAAGCTCAATTAGCGGTTTTCAACGCATTAAGATCATTAAATCTGAGGCAAATAACGGCTTGGCTGCTTCTGTTATCAAAGGCGTTACAGAAGTGCTGAACCAGTTCGGAAAAGTGATTGTGCTGGAAGATGATATGCTCAGCGCACCGGACTTCCTGGTTTTCATGAATGAGGCATTAAGCGCTTATGAATCCCGCAAAGATATTTTTTCGGTAACCGCTTACGGCCCACCAATTTCGTTTCCAGCACATTATAAAGAAGATCTTTACCTGGCACCACGCGCAAGTTCGTGGGGTTGGGGAACGTGGTTAAGCAAGTGGGATAAGGCGGATTGGAACGTTACAGCATTCTCCGGGTTGCAAAATGATAAAAATAAAAGAAATCAGTTTAAAGCAGGCGGCGAAGATCTTTGGCCCATGTTAGTAAAGCAACAGCGAAATGTGATTGATTCCTGGGCTATCCGCTGGACTTACAGCCAGTTTATTAACAATGCTTATGGCGTTTATCCGGTGCATTCCAAAATCAGGAACATTGGCACAGACGGCAGCGGGACTAATTTTACATTCAAAACCGGCTATTATGGCTCGGAAATGAGCGATAATAAGATCCGGATCGACCCGCAAATCAAGCCAGATCAACAAATTATTCAAGCGTTTGCGGACTATTATAAGCTTCCGCTCGCATTAAAGATCAAGAACCGGATCAAATACGGAGTCTGA